The Luteimonas sp. YGD11-2 genome has a window encoding:
- a CDS encoding contact-dependent growth inhibition system immunity protein produces the protein MSDYPHLENFLAAYFHQDWQTEHGKPEGVIDYYRESESPAQVEAAAEDIARLLSHDHDEAALGAIARDMGCEYDPTEDGATWRAWLQRLHDLLLGKG, from the coding sequence ATGAGCGATTACCCGCACCTCGAGAACTTCCTTGCCGCGTACTTCCACCAGGACTGGCAGACCGAACACGGCAAGCCGGAAGGGGTGATCGACTACTACCGTGAGTCGGAGTCGCCCGCGCAGGTCGAGGCGGCGGCCGAAGACATCGCACGGCTGTTGTCACACGACCACGACGAGGCCGCGCTGGGCGCCATCGCACGCGACATGGGTTGCGAATACGATCCCACGGAGGACGGCGCCACCTGGCGCGCCTGGCTCCAGCGGCTCCACGACCTGCTGCTCGGCAAGGGCTGA
- a CDS encoding RNase A-like domain-containing protein produces the protein MLDAINPLAQSPLHPFQAMKPMSALDAAASGLDLERHLADLADSGALPDFLGQVDDAIALAVQSPVFGEQLDPLLGRIQAALEGMSTRGLDAATRETLEGTIERLGEHLGAEGPDAPDGTGRVPGGGLEAHEDVGGHLIERHVGKSEQWLVDRVRRENISAASSFVDLPAAEHFVSATLDEHQDRIDAWLDGQGGNRLVVDARFDASTGISVKRGDSDATDVHSVRLVLERSDRLDIGYRIVTGYPTPP, from the coding sequence ATGCTCGACGCGATCAATCCGCTGGCGCAGTCGCCGCTGCACCCTTTCCAGGCCATGAAGCCGATGTCCGCACTCGATGCCGCGGCGTCGGGTCTCGATCTCGAACGCCATCTTGCCGACCTTGCCGACAGCGGCGCGCTGCCGGACTTCCTCGGCCAGGTCGATGACGCCATTGCGCTTGCCGTGCAGTCGCCGGTGTTCGGTGAACAGCTCGATCCGCTGCTTGGTCGCATCCAGGCCGCGCTCGAAGGCATGTCCACGCGCGGGCTCGACGCCGCCACGCGCGAGACGCTGGAGGGCACTATCGAGCGACTGGGCGAACACCTCGGCGCCGAAGGCCCCGACGCGCCCGATGGTACCGGCCGGGTACCGGGCGGTGGCCTCGAGGCGCACGAGGATGTCGGTGGGCATCTGATCGAGCGCCACGTCGGCAAGAGCGAGCAGTGGCTGGTGGACCGCGTGCGCCGCGAGAACATCAGTGCCGCCTCCAGCTTCGTCGACCTGCCTGCCGCCGAGCACTTCGTGTCGGCCACCCTCGACGAGCATCAGGACCGTATCGATGCCTGGCTCGATGGACAGGGCGGCAACCGTCTGGTGGTGGATGCACGCTTCGATGCGAGCACCGGCATCTCGGTGAAACGTGGCGACAGCGACGCTACCGATGTCCATTCGGTGCGGCTGGTGCTGGAGCGGTCGGACCGTCTGGACATCGGCTATAGAATCGTCACCGGTTATCCGACACCGCCCTGA
- a CDS encoding TonB-dependent receptor, whose translation MSALMKTALSSAVMAVLCASPEAFANEREPVRVQSEAGTAATTGTILGRVFDPATGEYLRNARVRIDGRQTALSGDRGEFRIAGVPSGIRRLTVEFTGFGTVEQAVEVRAGETSEPVIEMFSTATGGNQAVSLDTVQVVGAREGDARAIMEQRASMNITNTLSADSFGEIADGNPGEFLKYMPGVDFDVVADDAPRNISLRGLPAKYTGVTLNGISLPGIDANSSSSRTFSFEQSALAGVDSINIYKTTSADMDANAPAGTIDIRTRRAFDARGRRITVAVGGNTHAGLWDSKNTGWMEGGYDRKFLPATTINYADVFMDNRLGIAAGISSVTNLVEQAQITSGRNYVATPASPYPYAVTSIAGAGYDREYNRRVAQLAVDFKATDELILSLAANVSRGDIDPSTITPTFSNSRASSGDPSLDWTTNYPATTNTLNTNYTYTYKLGYSRNFVPSFVWQNERFKFDGNMFSAQSESRYDSGKKGQVSDVLNNITSTGNYSASRSDWMHQDWQIRQISGPDWSLPDSYSIGSYAGALGNSTRPSIRTTSGSRADLDYRGGSLNFEFYQDIGDVAVTWKTGAKSTRGEYEFGNTSDANIWTYNGPLTNTEFLRAIQSANDWHSGESGMNVTTLGGGDLYVYSLAKIYDMMKADPGQWVHSLTPAQWYNANVANANAMDEQINALYFMGTAELTEKLTVRGGLRWEQTRTTSHDFDPLGPDQLAAAGYAVNPTTGRATTVEGLEYQYFTNPRMSRKASYDDLFPSASFKYSFSDGFDLQAGYSRTILRPEVGDLAGVWSVNYGGDDGNVLSAPNINLLPEYSDNLSLRLVKYFEPVGLVAFGVFHNTIKDLIRDVTMTREEFGYDGDEPVDLVSTRANLPDDISVNGYEFEFNHAMDYLPGALAGLTVRGSYTHTNPSVVMPRVAQQVANLGLAWRHGRGRLNLNTVWSDEKDRGLTGNITNAFGVVMNQKQPFDDYLEVNMSGAFTIIPRTQGNWLGLEAYFSVNNLFDQNRHTVYSNGETGLSEKGHHSQIYITSGRRGSIGLRARF comes from the coding sequence ATGTCCGCACTGATGAAGACCGCGCTGTCGAGCGCGGTTATGGCCGTCCTTTGTGCATCTCCCGAGGCCTTCGCGAACGAACGCGAGCCGGTACGCGTGCAGTCCGAAGCCGGCACCGCGGCCACGACCGGCACGATCCTCGGCCGCGTATTCGATCCCGCGACCGGCGAATACCTGCGCAATGCACGCGTGCGGATCGATGGCCGCCAGACGGCACTGTCGGGCGACCGTGGCGAGTTCCGCATCGCGGGCGTGCCGTCGGGCATCAGGCGCCTGACGGTGGAGTTCACCGGCTTCGGCACGGTCGAACAAGCGGTGGAAGTCCGCGCCGGCGAGACCAGCGAACCGGTCATCGAGATGTTCAGCACCGCCACCGGCGGAAACCAAGCCGTTTCGCTGGACACGGTGCAGGTGGTCGGCGCGCGCGAAGGCGATGCGCGCGCGATCATGGAGCAGCGCGCCTCGATGAACATCACCAACACGCTGTCCGCCGACAGCTTCGGGGAGATCGCCGACGGCAACCCCGGGGAATTCCTCAAGTACATGCCGGGTGTGGACTTCGATGTGGTCGCGGACGATGCACCTCGCAACATCTCGTTGCGCGGTCTGCCCGCCAAGTACACCGGCGTGACCCTGAATGGAATCAGCCTGCCGGGCATCGATGCGAACTCGTCGAGCTCTCGCACCTTCAGCTTCGAGCAGTCCGCGCTTGCAGGCGTCGACTCCATCAACATCTACAAGACCACCAGCGCGGACATGGACGCCAACGCCCCGGCCGGCACCATCGACATCCGCACCAGGCGCGCGTTCGATGCCAGGGGACGCCGCATCACCGTGGCGGTCGGCGGCAATACCCACGCCGGCCTGTGGGACAGCAAGAACACCGGCTGGATGGAGGGCGGCTACGACAGGAAGTTCCTGCCCGCGACCACCATCAACTACGCCGACGTGTTCATGGACAACCGCCTCGGCATCGCCGCCGGCATCAGCAGCGTGACCAACCTGGTCGAGCAGGCGCAGATCACCTCGGGGCGCAACTACGTGGCCACCCCAGCCAGCCCGTATCCGTATGCGGTGACTTCGATCGCCGGCGCCGGCTACGACCGCGAGTACAACCGCCGCGTCGCCCAGCTGGCGGTGGACTTCAAGGCGACCGACGAACTGATCCTGTCGCTGGCTGCGAATGTCAGCCGCGGGGACATCGATCCGAGCACGATAACGCCGACGTTCTCGAATTCGCGCGCGTCCAGCGGCGACCCGTCGCTGGACTGGACCACGAACTATCCGGCGACTACCAACACCCTCAATACCAACTACACCTATACCTACAAGCTCGGTTACTCGCGCAACTTCGTGCCGAGCTTCGTGTGGCAGAACGAGCGGTTCAAGTTCGACGGCAACATGTTCTCCGCGCAGTCCGAAAGCCGCTACGACTCCGGCAAGAAGGGCCAGGTGTCGGACGTGCTGAACAACATCACCTCGACCGGCAACTACAGCGCGTCCCGCAGCGACTGGATGCACCAGGACTGGCAGATCCGGCAGATCAGCGGGCCGGACTGGTCGCTGCCCGACAGCTACAGCATCGGCTCGTATGCCGGCGCCCTGGGCAACTCGACGCGTCCGTCGATCCGGACCACCAGCGGCAGCCGCGCCGACCTCGATTACCGCGGCGGAAGCCTGAACTTCGAGTTCTACCAGGACATCGGCGACGTGGCGGTCACCTGGAAGACCGGTGCGAAGTCCACGCGCGGCGAGTACGAGTTCGGCAACACCTCCGACGCCAACATCTGGACCTACAACGGTCCGTTGACGAACACCGAATTCCTGCGCGCGATCCAGAGTGCCAACGACTGGCACAGCGGCGAGTCGGGCATGAACGTCACGACGCTGGGCGGGGGCGACCTGTACGTGTACAGCCTCGCCAAGATCTACGACATGATGAAGGCCGACCCGGGCCAATGGGTGCACAGCCTGACGCCGGCGCAGTGGTACAACGCCAACGTGGCCAACGCCAACGCCATGGACGAGCAGATCAACGCGCTCTACTTCATGGGCACGGCCGAGCTGACCGAAAAGCTGACGGTGCGGGGCGGCCTGCGCTGGGAGCAGACCAGGACCACCAGCCACGATTTCGACCCGCTGGGACCGGACCAGCTCGCCGCCGCGGGTTACGCCGTCAACCCCACGACCGGGCGCGCGACCACGGTCGAGGGCCTGGAGTACCAGTACTTCACCAATCCCCGCATGTCCCGGAAGGCAAGCTACGACGACCTCTTCCCCAGCGCGTCGTTCAAGTACAGCTTCAGCGACGGCTTCGACCTCCAGGCCGGATACAGCAGGACCATCCTGCGCCCCGAGGTGGGAGACCTGGCAGGCGTGTGGTCGGTCAACTACGGCGGTGACGACGGCAACGTGCTGAGCGCGCCGAACATCAACCTGTTGCCCGAGTACTCGGACAATCTTTCGCTGCGGCTGGTGAAGTACTTCGAGCCGGTCGGACTGGTCGCCTTCGGCGTGTTCCACAACACGATCAAGGACCTGATCCGCGACGTCACCATGACCCGCGAGGAGTTCGGCTACGACGGCGACGAACCGGTCGACCTGGTGTCCACCCGCGCCAACCTGCCCGATGACATCAGCGTCAACGGTTACGAGTTCGAGTTCAATCACGCCATGGACTATCTGCCCGGCGCGCTGGCCGGCCTGACCGTGCGGGGTTCCTATACGCATACCAACCCGTCGGTGGTCATGCCGCGCGTCGCCCAGCAAGTGGCCAACCTCGGCCTGGCGTGGCGCCATGGCCGCGGACGCCTGAACCTCAATACCGTGTGGAGCGACGAAAAAGATCGCGGCCTCACCGGCAACATCACCAACGCCTTCGGCGTGGTCATGAACCAGAAGCAGCCATTCGACGACTACCTGGAAGTGAACATGTCCGGCGCCTTCACCATCATTCCGAGGACGCAGGGCAACTGGCTGGGCCTGGAAGCCTATTTCAGCGTCAACAACCTCTTCGACCAGAACCGTCACACCGTCTATTCCAACGGCGAAACGGGCCTGAGCGAGAAGGGTCACCACAGCCAGATCTACATCACCAGCGGCCGCAGGGGCTCGATCGGCCTGCGCGCCCGGTTCTGA
- a CDS encoding alkaline phosphatase D family protein, translating into MKTVSLDRRKFLSGAGAMALFAGLGPVGRLWASPAFHSDPFALGVASGDPLPGGFVIWTRLAPEPLAENAGMPMVAVPVLWEVAEDDRFEKIVLRGDAIARPELGHSVHVEVDGLRPQRPYWYRFRVGSEAMSRAGVARTAPAAGAEVDRLRIGVAGCQHWEAGYYTAYHHLSREPELDAVFHYGDYIYEGAGKPGKSVTDAAGNRVPRQHVGDEIYTLHDYRRRYAQYKTDPDLQAAHAAAAFLCTWDDHEIDNNWTGVYDQDGVPPEVFALRRHVAMQAWYENMPVRRAQFPRTDGLTMHRRLDYGSLLRVHLLDTRQYRTKQRCDPALLEKKRPCRGQDEVGEEVIGEAQERWLAQGLDGGSRWHLLAQQVMMMPYRYPQSRPAGPLNTDSWSGYPQARQRLIDMIAQRRLGNVVVATGDVHKHHAGVVPSDPDDLLSTPIATEYVTTSIASGGDGTDIPDSWKDTLSDNPHTTLVNDRRGYQLFEIDGDRWRTDVVAIDRVSVAGGQKHVVARLVTEHGRPGVERA; encoded by the coding sequence ATGAAAACCGTATCCCTCGATCGCCGGAAGTTCCTGTCGGGCGCAGGCGCGATGGCGCTGTTCGCCGGCCTCGGCCCCGTGGGCAGGTTGTGGGCCTCGCCCGCCTTCCACAGCGACCCGTTCGCCCTGGGCGTGGCCTCGGGCGATCCCCTGCCCGGCGGCTTCGTGATCTGGACGCGGCTCGCGCCCGAGCCGCTGGCGGAAAACGCCGGGATGCCAATGGTCGCCGTCCCGGTGTTGTGGGAGGTGGCCGAGGACGACCGGTTCGAGAAGATCGTGCTCCGCGGCGATGCCATTGCGCGCCCCGAGCTTGGCCACAGCGTGCACGTCGAGGTGGATGGCCTGCGGCCGCAGCGGCCGTACTGGTACCGCTTCCGCGTCGGCAGCGAGGCCATGAGCCGGGCGGGCGTGGCACGTACCGCACCGGCGGCCGGCGCCGAGGTGGACCGGCTGCGCATCGGCGTGGCGGGCTGCCAGCACTGGGAGGCCGGCTACTACACCGCCTACCACCACCTCAGCCGGGAGCCGGAACTGGACGCCGTATTCCATTACGGCGACTACATCTACGAAGGCGCGGGCAAGCCCGGCAAGTCGGTGACCGATGCCGCGGGAAACCGCGTTCCCCGGCAGCACGTCGGTGATGAGATCTACACGCTTCACGACTATCGCCGCCGCTACGCCCAGTACAAGACCGACCCGGACCTGCAGGCCGCGCATGCTGCAGCCGCCTTCCTGTGCACCTGGGACGACCACGAGATCGACAACAACTGGACGGGCGTCTACGACCAGGACGGCGTGCCGCCGGAGGTGTTCGCGCTGCGCCGCCATGTCGCGATGCAGGCGTGGTACGAGAACATGCCGGTGCGCCGCGCGCAGTTTCCCCGCACCGATGGCCTGACGATGCATCGCCGCCTCGACTACGGAAGCCTGCTGCGCGTGCATCTCCTGGATACCCGCCAGTACCGCACCAAGCAGCGCTGCGACCCCGCGCTCCTGGAGAAGAAACGGCCCTGCCGCGGGCAGGACGAAGTCGGCGAGGAGGTCATCGGCGAGGCGCAGGAGCGCTGGCTGGCACAGGGCCTGGACGGCGGATCACGGTGGCACCTGCTGGCGCAGCAGGTGATGATGATGCCGTACCGCTATCCGCAGAGCCGGCCGGCCGGGCCACTCAACACCGATTCGTGGAGCGGATACCCGCAGGCAAGGCAGCGGCTGATCGACATGATCGCGCAGCGCCGCCTGGGCAATGTCGTGGTCGCCACGGGCGACGTCCACAAGCACCACGCCGGCGTGGTTCCCTCCGATCCGGACGACCTGCTCAGCACGCCCATCGCCACCGAGTACGTCACCACCTCGATCGCCTCGGGCGGCGACGGGACCGACATACCGGACAGCTGGAAGGACACGCTGTCGGACAACCCCCACACCACGCTGGTCAACGACAGGCGGGGTTACCAGTTGTTCGAGATCGACGGCGACCGCTGGCGCACCGACGTGGTCGCGATCGACCGGGTATCCGTCGCCGGCGGGCAGAAGCACGTCGTCGCCCGGCTGGTGACCGAACATGGTCGGCCCGGAGTGGAACGGGCATGA
- a CDS encoding RcnB family protein yields the protein MSSRTAMLALAVALAVAAPAALADPPPHARGKGPPAHAGGPHGAPPGWVKNAWREGERLPLVELDGYWVSDYERYHLHAPPPGHRWVRQDDDRYLLVAAATGIIVDILTR from the coding sequence ATGTCCAGCAGAACCGCAATGCTTGCCCTTGCCGTGGCCCTGGCCGTCGCTGCCCCGGCCGCACTCGCCGATCCGCCGCCGCATGCGCGTGGCAAGGGGCCGCCGGCGCACGCGGGCGGGCCGCACGGCGCGCCGCCCGGCTGGGTGAAGAATGCCTGGCGCGAGGGGGAGCGCCTGCCGCTCGTGGAGCTCGACGGCTACTGGGTGAGCGATTACGAGCGCTACCACCTGCACGCACCCCCGCCAGGCCACCGCTGGGTCCGCCAGGACGACGACCGCTACCTCCTGGTGGCCGCAGCCACCGGCATCATCGTCGACATCCTGACGCGCTGA
- the dbpA gene encoding ATP-dependent RNA helicase DbpA, with translation MTESLPFNQLALSPALLQGVDALGYTSMTPVQAQALPAILEGRDVIAQAPTGSGKTAAFGLGLLTRLDPARIKTQALVLCPTRELADQVGKQLRRLAVGIPNLKVSILCGGIPLGPQLASLTHDPHVVVGTPGRIQELVKKKALHLDGVRTLVLDEADRMLDMGFEDAIRDIARRVPKDRQGLLFSATFPEAIRALANAMLRDAAEISVDGGAQPATIAQLFFEIDPARRAPALAALLLRFQPESTVVFCNTRADTVEVVGSLTHYGFTALALHGDMEQRDRDEVLVQFANRSCSVLVASDVAARGLDVEDIGAVMNYELPTDADTYLHRIGRTGRAGRDGLALSLCTPRELPRATMIEDAQGQPLRWETLQPLSGRAANVPPAAMATLRIDAGRTDKLRAGDIVGALTGEAKLHKDAIGKIDVFATRSYVAIARRQADNALSALRQGKIKGRKFRVNRL, from the coding sequence ATGACCGAATCGCTTCCGTTCAACCAACTCGCGCTGTCGCCAGCCCTGCTGCAGGGCGTGGATGCGCTGGGGTACACCTCGATGACGCCGGTGCAGGCGCAGGCGCTGCCCGCGATCCTCGAGGGGCGCGACGTGATCGCGCAGGCGCCGACCGGCAGCGGCAAGACCGCCGCGTTCGGCCTGGGGCTGCTGACGCGGCTGGATCCCGCACGCATCAAGACCCAGGCGCTGGTGCTGTGCCCCACGCGCGAGCTCGCCGATCAGGTCGGCAAGCAGCTGCGCAGGCTCGCGGTCGGCATCCCCAACCTCAAGGTGTCGATCCTGTGCGGTGGGATTCCACTGGGGCCGCAGCTGGCATCGCTGACGCACGATCCGCATGTGGTGGTCGGCACGCCGGGGCGCATCCAGGAGCTGGTGAAGAAGAAGGCGTTGCATCTGGATGGCGTGCGCACGCTGGTGCTCGACGAGGCCGACCGCATGCTCGACATGGGCTTCGAGGACGCGATCCGCGACATCGCCAGACGCGTGCCGAAGGATCGCCAGGGCCTGCTGTTCTCGGCGACGTTTCCCGAGGCGATCCGCGCCCTGGCCAACGCGATGCTGCGCGACGCGGCGGAGATCAGCGTCGATGGCGGCGCGCAGCCTGCAACGATTGCCCAGCTGTTCTTCGAGATCGACCCGGCGCGCCGTGCGCCCGCCCTTGCGGCGCTGCTGCTGCGCTTCCAGCCGGAATCGACGGTGGTGTTCTGCAACACCCGCGCCGACACCGTGGAGGTGGTCGGTTCGCTCACCCATTACGGCTTCACCGCGCTGGCCCTGCATGGCGACATGGAACAGCGCGACCGCGACGAGGTGCTGGTGCAGTTCGCCAACCGCAGCTGCAGCGTGCTGGTGGCCAGCGACGTCGCCGCGCGCGGGCTGGATGTCGAGGACATCGGCGCGGTGATGAACTACGAACTGCCCACCGATGCCGACACCTACCTGCACCGCATCGGCCGCACCGGGCGCGCCGGCCGCGACGGCCTTGCGCTGAGCCTGTGCACGCCGCGCGAGCTGCCGCGCGCGACGATGATCGAGGACGCGCAGGGCCAGCCGTTGAGGTGGGAAACGCTGCAGCCGCTGTCGGGCAGGGCCGCCAACGTGCCGCCGGCGGCCATGGCCACGCTGCGCATCGATGCCGGCCGCACCGACAAGCTGCGCGCCGGCGATATCGTCGGTGCACTGACCGGCGAGGCGAAGCTGCACAAGGATGCGATCGGAAAGATCGACGTGTTCGCGACCCGCAGCTATGTCGCCATCGCGCGCCGCCAGGCTGACAACGCGCTGTCGGCCCTGCGCCAGGGGAAGATCAAGGGACGGAAGTTCCGGGTCAACAGGCTGTAA
- a CDS encoding cold-shock protein has protein sequence MSDRQTGTVKWFNDAKGFGFITPQSGDDLFVHFRSIQGSGFKSLQEGQKVSFKVAQGQKGLQAEEVQAE, from the coding sequence ATGTCTGATCGTCAAACCGGTACCGTCAAGTGGTTCAATGACGCCAAGGGCTTCGGCTTCATCACCCCGCAGAGCGGCGACGACCTGTTCGTCCACTTCCGTTCGATCCAGGGCAGCGGCTTCAAGTCGCTCCAGGAAGGCCAGAAGGTCTCGTTCAAGGTTGCGCAGGGCCAGAAGGGCCTGCAGGCCGAAGAAGTCCAGGCCGAGTAA
- a CDS encoding pseudouridine synthase — translation MRLNKHISDTGYCSRREADRLIAEGRVTVNGQRGRVGSEVGEGDTVMIDGQPLQQRTAAPGKRRHVYIALHKPVGITCTTESSVKGNIVDFVDHRERIFPIGRLDKDSEGLILMTSNGDIVNAILRAENKLEKEYLVTVNHPVTPEILRGMARGVPVHGQTTLPCRTGPLGKFGFRITLVQGLNRQVRLMAAHFGLRVKQLVRVRIGPVKLAHLKPGQWRNLTDAELRALLPGQAEF, via the coding sequence ATGCGCCTGAACAAGCACATCAGCGACACCGGCTACTGCTCGCGGCGCGAGGCCGACCGGCTGATCGCCGAGGGCCGGGTCACGGTGAACGGCCAGCGTGGCCGTGTCGGTTCGGAGGTGGGCGAAGGCGACACCGTGATGATCGACGGCCAGCCGCTGCAGCAGCGCACGGCCGCACCCGGCAAGCGCCGGCACGTCTACATCGCGCTGCACAAGCCGGTGGGCATCACCTGCACCACCGAGTCATCGGTGAAGGGCAACATCGTCGACTTCGTCGACCACCGCGAACGCATCTTCCCGATCGGCCGGCTCGACAAGGATTCCGAAGGGTTGATCCTGATGACCAGCAACGGCGACATCGTCAACGCCATCCTGCGTGCCGAGAACAAGCTGGAAAAGGAATACCTGGTGACCGTGAACCATCCGGTCACCCCCGAGATCCTGCGCGGCATGGCCCGCGGCGTGCCGGTGCACGGGCAGACCACGCTGCCGTGCCGCACCGGCCCGCTGGGGAAGTTCGGCTTCCGCATCACCCTCGTGCAGGGGCTCAACCGCCAGGTGCGGCTGATGGCCGCGCATTTCGGCCTGCGGGTGAAGCAACTGGTGCGGGTGCGCATCGGGCCGGTGAAGCTGGCACACCTGAAACCCGGGCAATGGCGCAACCTCACCGACGCCGAGTTGCGCGCACTGCTGCCGGGACAGGCGGAGTTCTGA
- a CDS encoding lysozyme inhibitor LprI family protein → MALILPLSLLATVPVIGADACFANAATQAALNRCAGAELEAAESAQSEAGNAYAERLDPEQRELFEAMQLHWRRYRDAACEFETSGVLGGSAYRMVLGQCLAAKTRLRAAELEALDDCQEGDLSCPHRR, encoded by the coding sequence ATGGCATTGATTCTCCCGTTGTCCCTGCTCGCCACGGTCCCGGTAATCGGCGCTGATGCGTGTTTCGCGAACGCCGCTACGCAGGCGGCACTCAACCGCTGTGCCGGCGCGGAGCTCGAGGCCGCGGAGAGTGCCCAGAGCGAGGCCGGGAATGCGTATGCCGAAAGACTGGATCCGGAACAGCGCGAGCTGTTCGAGGCCATGCAGCTCCATTGGCGACGGTACCGGGATGCCGCGTGCGAATTCGAGACCAGCGGCGTCCTGGGCGGCAGCGCATATCGCATGGTGCTCGGTCAGTGTCTGGCAGCGAAAACGAGATTGCGCGCCGCTGAGCTGGAAGCTCTGGACGACTGCCAGGAAGGTGATCTGAGCTGCCCGCACCGCCGCTGA